The window TCATATTAAATGTAGTTTAAGGTTATCGATCGATTCCCAAAACAAAGCATTTTTCTTCAAATTTCCTACTGGAAAAGCATATTTAACCCTGCAATGAAATTTTTTACAAAATATTGACAGTGGAGTGGTTGTTGTATTGAGCTAATTCCTTTATTTGTAGTTCAAAAATCCTTCATAATCCATGAAAATCTCAATTTCTTCCTTAATTCTCCTGGGTCTGCTCGGGATCTCGTCTACCCTTGTTGCCCAGGATGCCAAAGGTCGGACATTGCCTGCTGTGAGTGTAAAAACCATGACTGGTGAGAATTTCAGTACAGATAAATTGGCCAATGACGGCAAGCCAATGATCATCGATTTTTGGGCTACCTGGTGCAAACCTTGTATTGAAGAATTGAACGCAATTCATGAAGAATACGCCACCTGGCAAAAAGAAACCGGAGTGAAACTGGTAAGCATTTCCATCGATGATGCGCGTACCATGAACCGTGTCGCTCCATTTATTAATGGTAAGGGCTGGACTTATGAAAGTTACATCGACCCCAATGGTGACTTTAAAAGAGCCATGAATGTGAACATGCCTCCTCATACTTTTGTGGTCAATGGTAAAGGTGAAATCGTATGGCAACATGTTGGTTTTACAGAAGGAAACCAGGACGAATTGTATGAAGTGGTTAAGAAACTAGCCGAAGGAAAACCAATTGGCGATACCAAATAATTTTTTTGTGGTGTACCGTTTTGCTTGTTCAGGTGGTACACCACGAATTTCCGTTTCCACGGAGAAGCTTTTACTTTCAGTTTCATTCTAATTCAAACACGTGAAGACTAAACATCTACTCCTCGCTACTTTTTTTTCTTGCATCACGGGAAACCTTTTTTCACAGGGAATTTCGTCCCTTCCGATTCATGGTAACCTTCAGTTCGATGCGCAGTATTATTTCAAGGACTCCCTGATTGGCGCTCCTGAAATACCGGAAAAAATGCTCAGCAATGGTTTTATAAATTTTGTTTACGACAAGGATAATTTTTCTGCCGGTGTTCGTTACGAAAGTTATCTCAATCCGATTTCAGGATTTGACACGAGATATCAGGGTAGCGGAATTCCTTTTCGTTACCTTACTTACAGAAACGGGGAACTTGAAATGACTGCAGGTAATTTCTATGAGCAATTCGGCAGCGGTTTGATTTTTCGATCCTATGAAGAACGAGGATTGGGTTATGATAATGCCATTGACGGATTCCGGTTGAAATACAAGCCTTATGCAGGTGTATATATTAAAGGCTTCATCGGTCGCCAGAGAACATTTTTCCAGACTGGCGAAGGAATTGTCCGTGGAATCGACGGAGAATGGAATATCAATGAATCATTCACTTCGCGTGCTTCCGCTAAAACGCAATGGATCCTCGGAGGAAGTTTTGTAAGTAAATATCAGAAAGACCAGGATCCGACTTATAATTTGCCATTAAATGTAGGCGCTTCATCAGCTCGCATCAGCATGAACAGGGGAGGATGGAGCCTGAGTTCGGAATATGCTTATAAAATAAATGACCCCTCAACTTCCAATGGTTTTATTTATAAAGAAGGACAAGCACTTCTGGTGAATGCCGGTTATACCCGTAAAGGATTAGGAGTTACCCTTGCGGCAAAACGAATTGACAACATGGGTTTCCGCAGTGATCGTTACTCAGTGGGAAATACACTGATTGTAAATTATCTGCCTGCTTTGACAAAAAATCATACCTATATTCTTACCGCATTGTATCCATATGCCACTCAACCCAATGGTGAATTTGGTTTCCAGGCGGAGGTATTTTATAATTTTAAAGCAGGCTCTCTTCTTGGAGGAAGGTACGGTACTGATCTCACTGTAAATTATTCACGTGCTCAGTCCATCGATAAAATGGCTGTTGATACTACCGGAAATCCTGATGCTATTGATCTGGGTTATAAATCGGATTTCTTTAAGCTTGGTAAGGATATATATTTTGAAGATTTTAATATCGAATTCAATCACAAGCTGAGCAAGAAAGTCAGGATGATACTTACATATATGTATCAGAATTACAACAAAGATGTTGTAGAAGGCCGCACCGGTTTCGGACATGTGTATTCACACATTGTTGTTCTGGAGATGAACTATCGTATGACTTCTACAAAAAATTTCAGAACAGAATTACAGCACATGTATACAAAACAGGATCAGCAAAGCTGGGCTGTTTTGCTTGCGGAATATTCCATCGCTCCACATTGGTTCATCGCCGGATTTGATGAATGGAATTATGGCAATGATGTGAAGAGCCGTCAAATTCATTATTTCACCGGAAATCTTGGCTACTCCCGCAATGCGAACCGTATCACTATAGGTTATGGTCGTCAGCGCGCGGGAATATTCTGTGTTGGCGGAGTTTGCAGAAATGTCCCTGCATCAAGTGGATTTACACTTTCTGTAACCAGCAGTTTCTAATTTATTTCAGAAAATTCTATCATGAAGACCTCCCTTTCGTTCTCTCTTCTCGTACTTGTTTGTGCCGGAATCTGGATTAGCTCCTGTGATAAAGTAGATGCCCCTTACCGGAATGCTGCAAGTGTCGGTGTGGTGTATCTGAATAATGATACAGTTGTCATTGATGGTGATACACTCGGTTTTAACTCTGACAATTCTACTCCCGGAAAAAAAGTACTCGCTGAAGATTATACCGGAATTTTGTGTGGCAATTGTCCGTATGCTGGTGTTATGCTCAACGATACGATTCAACCACCATACGGTGACCGACTGGTTGTCGTTTCAGTACATGCGGGCTTTTTCGCGGAACCGTGTCCAAGTGGATTGGCATGCCCGGGAAGCCAGCCTGCGGGAGCTTTCACCAATGATTTCAGAACTACAACAGGTGAAGAATGGGATCACAATTTCGGGAATTCAAATGCCGGAAATCCGAACGGACTCATTGATCGAATCGGATTCCCAACTTCACAGCAGGTAAAATCTCCATCTTCCTGGGCTACCGTCATCCAACAACGAAGCAACGTTTCAGCGCCTTTTGCCATTCGAATCAAACATACATTCGATGCTGCCACGAACCAACTGAAGATTGCTGTTCAGTCGAGAGCTGCAGCTGATCTGAATGGAAATTATAAACTCACTGTAATTCTTACTGAAGACAGTTTGATCGACTGGCAGGAATGGTATCCTCCGGTTACTCCCGAATACGACCCGGATTATGTTCACCGCCATGTTTTACGCGCAGCTGTGAATTCTGATTATGGTGAAATGGTCGCTTCCGGAGCAATCAGTAATGGTACAACCAAATTGCTTGGTTACAAATTTACCATGGACCCTGCCTGGGTCACCCGACACATGCGCATAGTCGCTTTTGTTTCCGAAGAATCCACCTATGAAGTAAAACAGGTGGAAGCTCAATGGGTGCAGTAATGCTCTCACAAATTGAGGTTTGATGATCTGGAATTAATACTCTCTTCATCCGGTAAATTTATTTTCATGCTCATGAAACAATGTTTGCTGATTTGTATTTTGTTTGTTGTCACAAAGATTGCATCTGCGCAGGGATTTGATGCCGGTATTCGTGCCGGACTTACGGCGACACAGGTTTCAGGTGACAGGCTCACCGGGTACAACAAGGCAGGTGTGCTCCTTGGCGGTTTTGTAAGCAGAGATTTTTCGGAGAAAATTAGTTTGCGTTTCGAGATTCTGTTTATTCAAAAGGGCAGTCGTAAGCCGGTGAATACGGACGACAATACTTATTACAGAATGCGTCTGCATTATGCGGAAGTACCCATTCTTCTTTTGTTTAACGCGACAAAAAAAATAAGTCTGGAAGCCGGGCCATCCTTCGGATCACTTGTGTTTTCTCAGGAGGATAATCAGTTAGGTGAAATTTTTGGAGCACCTGCTTTCAAGAAATTTGAAATTTCTGCAAATGCCGGTGTGCTTTTTCATCTCTCCGATCACTGGATGGCGGATGCCCGTTACAATTGGTCTTTAACAACCATTCGTCCATACGAGGGAAATTACAACTACAATTTTTTTGACCAGGGTCAGTACAATTCAGTAGTAGAGGCTTCGTTTTTATATAAGTTCTGAGTTTCCCCTCCTTTGTCTCTTTTATTTTTCAATTGCGGGAGAAAAGCTTTTTTTAAATTATAATTCCTGAATAAAATTTGTTTTTATATAGTGCTCCTGTTAATTTATGTTATGGAATTATGTTTTGTCATTTGGATTTTTGCAAGAATGTATTGAACGGAAAAGTTTTGAGATGCATAACGAGAATAATATAGGCTATTGAGTATTCAAATAAAATCTGACGAATTCATCCCTCTTGCTTTTTATTGTAATTGCACTACATTTGAAAAATTAACCTTTAAAATTTAAACCTATGAGCTTTAACTGGATCGTAATTATTCTTTCCGCATTAATTCCTCTTGTTGTTGGTGCATTATGGTATAGTCCAATGATGTTTTTAAATGCCTGGTTAGCTGCAAGTGGTTTGAATCAGGAACAATTGAAAGGCGCCAACATGATGAAAATATTTGGACTTACATTTTTGTTTAGTCTGATGATTGCGTTGGCTGTAAATTTTCTGGTAATCCATCAGTGGTCGATCTATTCTATTTTAGCGGGTGATCCTACAATGTCCGATCCCAATTCAGAAACAGGAAAATTCATTAGTGATTTCATGGCAAAGAATGGTCAGAATTTCCGAACATTTAAACATGGAGTTTTTCATGGTGTTGAGTTTGCCTTACTCCTGATCTTCCCGATTCTGGGAATCAATAGCCTCTTTGAACGCCGACCATTTAAATACACATTAATCCATACAGGATACTGGATGGTTACCATCGCGCTGATGGGTGGTGTGATTTGTCAGTTTATGTAATTGGTTTCTTTTCCGGTAATTGCGAAATATTCCGGTGAACTAAACGGAAATACATCTTTTTTCTGACCCCGAATTCCGAATTCAGGGGGAAATAGTCATTTCCTTCAATCTTCGTATATTCGTACTTTCTCCAGTGCCTGAAAAACAGGAAAAAATTCATGAGATCAAACAAAACAGCATTTCCGGATAGCCCCCCGATCGATCAGATTGGTGTGGAAGAGCGAATTTCGCGTTTATCCAAGCGAAGTATTAAAAAAGAATCAAAAGCGACGGCTCTCAGGCTCGCCTTAAGTATGGTTGATCTGACCACGCTGGAAGCAAAGGATACTCCGGGAAAAGTGAAGCAGCTTTGTACTAAGGCGATGCATCCACATGATGCTTTTCCGGGAATCCCTTCCGTGGCGGCAGTTTGTGTGTATCCAAACCTTGTAAAAGTTGCCAAAACCGCTCTTGCTGGTTCATCTGTGAAAGTTGCCGCTGTAGCCACCGCATTTCCAAGCGGAATGTCGACTCGAAAAGTGAAACTGGAAGAAACCAAATGGGCAGTCAA of the Bacteroidota bacterium genome contains:
- a CDS encoding TlpA family protein disulfide reductase; the protein is MKISISSLILLGLLGISSTLVAQDAKGRTLPAVSVKTMTGENFSTDKLANDGKPMIIDFWATWCKPCIEELNAIHEEYATWQKETGVKLVSISIDDARTMNRVAPFINGKGWTYESYIDPNGDFKRAMNVNMPPHTFVVNGKGEIVWQHVGFTEGNQDELYEVVKKLAEGKPIGDTK
- a CDS encoding Omp28-related outer membrane protein; the encoded protein is MKTSLSFSLLVLVCAGIWISSCDKVDAPYRNAASVGVVYLNNDTVVIDGDTLGFNSDNSTPGKKVLAEDYTGILCGNCPYAGVMLNDTIQPPYGDRLVVVSVHAGFFAEPCPSGLACPGSQPAGAFTNDFRTTTGEEWDHNFGNSNAGNPNGLIDRIGFPTSQQVKSPSSWATVIQQRSNVSAPFAIRIKHTFDAATNQLKIAVQSRAAADLNGNYKLTVILTEDSLIDWQEWYPPVTPEYDPDYVHRHVLRAAVNSDYGEMVASGAISNGTTKLLGYKFTMDPAWVTRHMRIVAFVSEESTYEVKQVEAQWVQ
- a CDS encoding PorT family protein, whose translation is MKQCLLICILFVVTKIASAQGFDAGIRAGLTATQVSGDRLTGYNKAGVLLGGFVSRDFSEKISLRFEILFIQKGSRKPVNTDDNTYYRMRLHYAEVPILLLFNATKKISLEAGPSFGSLVFSQEDNQLGEIFGAPAFKKFEISANAGVLFHLSDHWMADARYNWSLTTIRPYEGNYNYNFFDQGQYNSVVEASFLYKF
- a CDS encoding DUF1761 domain-containing protein encodes the protein MSFNWIVIILSALIPLVVGALWYSPMMFLNAWLAASGLNQEQLKGANMMKIFGLTFLFSLMIALAVNFLVIHQWSIYSILAGDPTMSDPNSETGKFISDFMAKNGQNFRTFKHGVFHGVEFALLLIFPILGINSLFERRPFKYTLIHTGYWMVTIALMGGVICQFM